CCGAGACGAAAGAGGCACTCGGCGGATACTGGATGATTCAAGTGAAGTCGAAGCAAGAGGCGATCGAATGGGCATCGCGGTGCCCCGCGTCGAACAACGAGGTCATCGAGGTTCGTCAGGTATTCGAGATGTCCGACTTCCCTGCCGATGTCCAGCAGGCCGCCGCCACGTTTCCCGAGGTGCAGGCACGCTCCGAACAGCGCAGAGGATCGTAATACCGAAGTCGCGCACCTCCGCGGCGGCGGAGTGGGTCAGGTGGTCGATCTGACAGGCTCGTTCGACACGGCTCCTGGTGGACGCGAGGTTCGCGGGTGGGTATCGCTCGAAGCGCAGAAGGGGGTAGAACGATGAGCGGGGTACGGGTCCTGGTCGGTACACGCAAGGGCGCGTTCATCCTGACGGCCGATGGAAAGCGAGACCGGTGGAGCGTGAGCGGTCCGCATTTCGCGGGTTGGGAGATCTACCACGTCAAGGGCTCGCCGGTGAACCCCAACCTGCTGTATGCGTCGCAGTCGAGCGGGTGGTTCGGGCAGCTGATCCAGCGCTCGAACGACGGCGGCAAGACGTGGGAGCCGGTGGGCAACGAGTTCGCATACGATGGGATCCCCGGTTCGCACCAATGGTACGACGGCACGCAGCACCCTTGGAAGTTTGCGCGCGTCTGGCATCTCGAGCCCTCGCTGACCGATCCGGACACCGTTTGCGCCGGGGTGGAGGACGCCGCTTTGTTCCGTTCGGTGGACGCCGGCCGGACGTGGCAGGAACTCCCCGGGCTGCGCGGGCACGGCTCCGGGCCGTCCTGGCAGCCGGGCGCCGGCGGGATGTGCCTGCACACGATCGTGCAGGACCCGAGCGACCCCAAGCGGATCTTCGTCGCCATCTCGGCCGCGGGCGCGTTCCGGACCGACGACGGCGGTACGACTTGGCGTCCGGTGAACCGCGGCCTGCGGTCCGAAGGCATTCCCGACCCGAACGCGGAGGTCGGCCACTGCGTCCACCGCATCGCGATGCACCCGTCGCGTCCGGGCGTCCTGTTCATGCAGAAGCATTGGGACGTGATGCGCAGCGACAACGCCGGGGACTCGTGGCAAGAGGTGAGCGGCAATCTGCCGACCGACTTCGGATTCCCGATCGACGTGCACGCGCACGAGCCGAATACCATCTACGTCGTTCCGATCAAGAGCGACTCCGAGCATTTCCCGCCCGACGGGAAGCTGCGAGTCTACCGCAGCCGCACGGGCGGCAACGAATGGGAGGCACTCACGAAGGGGCTGCCGCAGCGGGACTGCTACGTGAACGTGCTGCGCGATGCGATGGCCGTCGACGCGCTCGATGCGTGCGGCGTGTACTTCGGCACCACCGGCGGGCAGGTGTACGGGTCGGCCGACGCCGGGGATAGCTGGTCGCCCATCGTCCGCGATCTTCCGGCCGTGCTGTCCGTCGAGGTCCAAACGCTCGGATGATCAGGGTCGGGCTGCCGGTGCATCTGAGGACGCTCGCGCACGTCGACGGCGAGGTGACGCTCCACGTCGAGGGTCGGGCCACGCAACGCTCGGTGCTCGACGCGCTCGAAGCCTCCTATCCGATGCTGCGCGGGACGATCCGCGACCACGTCACGCAACAGCGCAGACCGTTCGTGCGGTTCTTCGCGTGCGAGCAGGATCTCTCCCACGAACCGCCCGACGCTCCGCTACCGGACGCGGTCGCGGTGGGGGCGGAGCCCTTTCTTGTCGTCGGGGCCATGGCCGGCGGTTAACCAGGGCGAACTGGAGGTGCCAGATGAGATACATGCTGCTGGTCTACGGTGATGAGCAGGCCTCGGATGAGGCCGAGAAGGAGCAGTGTCGCGACGAGTCCGCGCAGCTGGTGCACCAGATGAGGTCGCAGGGGCAGCATCTCGCCGCCGCGCCGCTGCAACCGGTTTCGACGGCGACCAGCGTCCGGGTACGCGATGGCAAGCGGTTCGTCACCGACGGTCCGTTCGCGGAGACGCGTGAGCAACTCGGTGGCTACTTCCTGGTGGATGCTAAGGATCTCGACGAGGCGATCGACATCGCGGGACGGATTCCCGGCGCGCGCTTGGGGACCGTCGAAATCCGGCCGCTCATCGAGATCGTTGGCCTCCCTGCGTACTAGCGCGGCCAAGCACTAGCCGGCGACACGGATGGTGGGTCGACACAGCCCTCCACGCACTCAGGAGGGACACTCGTCCGTGACATGCAGTGGCGACGGGGACCTCGCGACTCGATGTCAACGGCGGTGCCCGACGCGACGACAGCTGCGGAACGCCGCGGAGCGCAGAGATCGGCCAATCGAGGACTGTGCAGGGCGCGTAGGAACGGCTGGTCCGCCCCTGGAACCTTCACTGCAGCCTTGACCACCAGGAGCTTTGCCGGCCGGATGGACCGCAACGAGCAAGCCCTCGCATCGCTGAAGCCTGACGGCCCGCTGTCCGACGGTGTCGCCGAGGGTTGGAACGCGCTGAACCGCGGGGAGTGGGCGGACGCCCGCGCCCGATTCGAGACGGCGTTGGCCGCCGAGGAGACGGGCGAGGGCTGGGAAGGCCTCGCGTGGGCGGCCTGGTGGCTCGACGACACCACCGTGATGATGGACGCCCGCGAACGGGCGTACCGGCTCTACCGCGAGCGGGGCGACGCTCGTGGGGCCGCGCGCAGCGCGATGTGGCTCGCCATCGACTACGTGGACCTCCGCAACGATACGGCCGTCGCGAACGGCTGGATGCAGCGTGCGCACCGCTTGCTGGAACAGCACACGCAATCTCCCGAGTACGCGTGGCTGGCCGCGTGCGACGCGCACCATGCGCTCATGGCCGACAAGAATCCGGTGACGGCCCAGCGGTTGGCCACGGAGGCGGTGAGCGTCAGCGAAGCGCTCGGCATCATCGACGTGGAAATGGTGGGGCGGGCTCTGGAAGGACTCGCGCTGGTCAGCCAGGGTCAGGTGCGCGACGGGATGCAGCGCCTGGACGAGGCTGCGGCCGCCGCCGTGGCCGGGGAGTTGGCGGACCGCCAGGCGATCAGCCTGACGTGCTGCTACATGATCTTCGCGTGCGAGCGGGTACGCGACTATCCGCGCGCCGCGCAGTGGTGCGACCGGGTGAAAGAGTTCTGCCGCCGGTGGCGGTTCAACATGTTGTTCGCCGTGTGCCGGACGCAGTACGCGGGCGTGTTGATCTGGCGGGGCGAGTGGGCGCAGGCCGAAACGGAGCTCACCGCTGCGGCCAGGGAGTTGACCGTGATCCGCCCGGCATTCGCGTTCTCGGCGATGTTCCGGCTGGCGGAGCTCCGTCGCCGCCAGGGGCGTTGGGACGAAGCCGCGGCCCTGTTCCAACGGGCGGAGACATCGACCGCGGCCCTGCTCGGTCGTGCCGAACTGGCGCTCGATCAGGGGAGTCCCGCCGTCGCGGTCGAATGCGCGGAGCGCTACTTGCGCCGCTACGCACCCGAGAGCCGCACCGAGCGGGCCCCCGGCCTGGAGGTGTTGGCGCGGGCGTTCGCCGCGCTCGGAGATCTCGAGCGAGGGCGTGCCGTGCTCGCCGAGCTCGAGGCGACGACGCAGGCCGTCGCGGCCGAGCCCCTGAAGGCGTTCGCCTGCGTCGCGCGGGGGACACTGGCGACGTGCGCAGGGGACTACGCGCAGGCCCGGACGGCGTTTGAGGATGCCGCCGACCTGTTCGCCAGGTTTGGGGCGCCGTTCGAACTCGGGCGCGCCCGGATGGAGCTCGGGCGCGCGCTGGCCGCGCTGGACCGTCGGGACGCGGCCGCTGCAGAGCTCCGAACCGCCGTCGCGGTGCTGCAACACCTCGGAGCGGCTCACGAGGCCGAGCGTGCCGCGTCGCTGCTCCGCGATGTCACCGCCAAGTCGACGAAGCGAACGGCCGGTTCGCCCGTCCGGCTGACCGGCAAGGAGCTTGAGGTCCTCCGCCTGGCCGCCCAAGGCTTGACCGATAAGGAGATCGCGGCCCGGTTGCGTCGCAGCGAGCACACGATCCACCGCCACGTCGCGAACATCCTGGTCAAGCTCGATCTGCCGTCCCGCACCGCCGCGGTCGCCTACGCCGTGCGCGAAGGGTTGCTGTAGGCCGCTCGCCACCGCTTCCCGATCTTGTTCCCGATGGCCGGTTCCGGCCATGCCTCGACCCATCCCGACAATAGCGCGAAAAAGCGAAGCTCCGACACCCGCGCGGGTGTAGACTGACCCCGCAGGCTCGGGCATCGCGACGGAGTCGCCCCGGGCCCAGCACGATCGCGGGAGGGATCTCGATGAAGAAAGTCGTCTGCCCACCGTGCGGCACGGAGATCAGCGCCCAGACCGATGACGACCTCGTGCGGAAGGTTCAGGAGCACGCAAAGAAAGAACACGGGCAAGACCTCACGCGCGAGCACATCCTGGCGGTCGCGAAGGAGGCGTAAGGTCGTGGCTTCCGCGCAGTCCGCATGCGGATCGGCCTCCGTCCACGGGGCGCTGTGGGGAGCCCGGGGGCGCGACTGGGCCGAGGTGCAGGAGCGTTTCTCGCGCCCGCTCCACGAGGCGGTCTTCGCGAAGACCCGCGTGGGGGTCGGGACGGCCGTGCTCGACATCGGGTGCGGGGCGGGGCTCTTTTGCGCGATGGCCTCGGAGCGGGGCGCTCGGGTCTGCGGGCTCGATGCCTCCGATGCGCTGGTCGCGATCGCGCGGAGACGGGTTCCGCTGGCAGCGTTTCAGGTCGGGGAGATGGAGACGCTGCCGCACGCGGACCGCACCTTCGACGTGGTAACCGGGTTGAACGCGTTCCAGTTCGGCGTCCGCCCGGTGGCCGCGCTGGCCGAGGCACGCCGTGTGGCGCGGCCACACGCCCGCGTCGTGGTCGCGACCTGGGGGAAGCCCGAGCGCGTCGAGGCCGCTCAGTATCTGGCTGCCGTGTGCTCCCTGTTGCCGCCGGCGCCGCCGAGAGCGCCTGGTCCGTTTGCACTGTCGGCCGATGGGGCGCTGGAAGCGTTCGCTAAGGACGCCGGGCTGACCCCCCGGAGCGTCGATGAGGTCGAGTGTCCGTTCGAGTACCCGGACCTCGACACGGCGCTTCGGGGGCTCCTCTCTGAGGGTCCGGCGATCCGCGCGATGCAGGAGTCCGGAGAGGATCGGGTTCGGCGCGCCGTCGAGCCGGCGCTCGCGCCATATCGCCTCATGTCTGGCGGCTACCGGCTCGAGAACAGCGTGCTGGTGATGGTCGCCACCGCGTAGCCCGGACGCGTACCACATCTGGGACGACCAGACAGGTGGTGGTCGCGGTAGGGATCGCGGCACGCGTCGCGCGCGGCGGCCCCGACGCGACCACATCAACGACAGGGGAGGCAACGCGGATGACGCATGCGGGTAACGCTGGCAGCGGGTCCCAATCGCGAACTCCGACGCGCGACAGACACCCGCAGCCCGGCATCACGGGGCTTGTGATTCGTCCGCTCCACGAGCACGATCTGTCGGCGGCGGACCGTATCCTGCGCCTCGCGTTCGGCACCTTTGTTGGCCATCCCGATCCGCCGAAGCTCTGGCCGGGCAAGGACTACATTCGCACGCGATGGCTCGCCGATCCCTCGGCGGCGTTTGGGGCCGAACTCGATGGCGAGCTGGTTGGGTCTAACTTTGCGGCCCGATGGGGCAGCGTCGGATCCTTCGGGCCGTTGACCGTGCACCCCGACCGGTGGGATCAGGGCGTTGCCAGGCGCCTCCTCGACCCCGTCGTCGCGCTGTTTGCCAGATGGGGAACCGCGCACGCGGGTCTCTTCACCTTTCCCCACAGCCCGAAACACATCCATCTCTACCAGAAGTTCGACTTCTGGCCTCGGTACCTTACCGCGATCATGTCGAAGTCGGTGACGCGTCTCGCGCCCGTTCGCGGATCGGTGCGATATTCTGAACTCTCGGAGCACGAGCGGGGAGGGCAGCTCGCTGCCTGTCGCGAACTGGCGGACGCGATCTACCCGGGGCTCGACCTGGAGCGAGAGATCTGCGCGGTGCAGGCTCAAGGGCTCGGCGACACGCTGCTGGCCCGTGACGACGCGGGGCTGCTGGGGTTTGCGGTCTGCCACTGCGGGGTCGGCACTGAGGCTGGGGACGGTGCCTGCTATGTCAAGTTCGCGGCGACGCGGCCGGGGCCGACCGCTGCGCAACGCTTCGACGGGCTGCTCGAGGCGTGTGAGACGTTCGCTGCCGCGCGGAACCTGACGCGACTCGTGGGCGGCGTCAATCTCGCCCGTCACGAGGCGTATCGTCGGATGATCGCCCGCGGGTTCCGTACGGATTTCCAGGGCGTGACGATGCACCTGCCCAACGATCCTGGGTACGATCGACCGGACGTGTTCCTGATCGACGATTGGCGCTAGCTCGACCGCGGCACGCGGAATCGGGGAGGCCTGTCGCCCGATCGGTGCCCGGCCGCGCCCGGTGCGGCGGCGTGTGCTGCGCCACGGCGTCACCACACATTGGGGGGATCATATGACAGACACATCCAAGCCGAACGTTGCCGCATCCGTGGGAGAGGCTGCTCTTCAGGAATTAAGGGGGCAGATGCGCGGCGAGGTAATCGCCCCGGGGGACAGCGCGTACGACGCCGCCCGCTCGGTGTGGAACGGCATGATCGACAAGCGTCCGGCGGCCGTTGCTCGATGCATGGGCGTGTCCGACGTGCTTGCCGCTGTCCGGTTTGCGCGGGCCCGCGACGTCCTGACCGCGGTGCGCGGCGGGGGACACAACGTTGCCGGGTTCGGCACGTGCGACGGCGGGTTGGTCATCGACCTGTCTGCGCTGAAGGGCGTCCGGGTGGACCCGGTGGCGCACACGGCTCGCGCGCAGCCCGGTCTCACCTGGGGCGAGTTCGATCGCGAGACTCAGGCGTTCGGCCTCGCCACGACGGGGGGCTTGGTCACGACGACCGGGATCGCCGGGTTCACGCTCGGGGGCGGCATCGGGTGGCTGATGCGAAAGCACGGCCTCACGATCGATAATCTTGTGTCGGCCGACGTGGTCACGGCCGACGGGACGCTCGTTACCGCGAGCCCCGCCAGTCACCCCGATCTGTTTTGGGGGCTCCGCGGGGGCGGAGGAAACTTCGGGATCGTGACCTCGTTCGAGTACCGCCTCCATCCGGTCGGGCCCGTCGTGCTTGGCGGCGCCGTCCTGCACCCGGCCGAGAACGCGCGGGAACTGCTGCGATTCTACAACCGGTGGGTCACCACACTGCCGGACGAGATGACGTCCATGGTCGCCTTCATCACGGCGCCGCCGCTGCCGTTCATTCCTCAGTCGCTGCACGGAACGCCGATGGTCGCGGTGGCCGTGTGCTACGCTGGGGCGGTGACCGACGGGGAGCGCGTGGTGCAACCGCTGACGTCGTTCGGGCCGCCCGCGGTCGCGCACGTCGGGCCGGTCCCGTACACGGTCCTCCAGGGGATGTTTGACGCGAGCGCGCCGCGCGGGATTCACAGCTACTGGAAGACCCACTACGTGCCGGACTTCTCCGACGCCGCCATTGACGCACTCGTCGCGCAGACGGCGCGCATGCGAGCGCTGTCCCCGTTCACGACGTTGCACCTCCACCATTTGGAGGGCGCGGTCAGCCGCGTGGATCCGGAGGCGACCGCGTTCCGGCAT
The nucleotide sequence above comes from bacterium. Encoded proteins:
- a CDS encoding FAD-binding oxidoreductase, with protein sequence MRGEVIAPGDSAYDAARSVWNGMIDKRPAAVARCMGVSDVLAAVRFARARDVLTAVRGGGHNVAGFGTCDGGLVIDLSALKGVRVDPVAHTARAQPGLTWGEFDRETQAFGLATTGGLVTTTGIAGFTLGGGIGWLMRKHGLTIDNLVSADVVTADGTLVTASPASHPDLFWGLRGGGGNFGIVTSFEYRLHPVGPVVLGGAVLHPAENARELLRFYNRWVTTLPDEMTSMVAFITAPPLPFIPQSLHGTPMVAVAVCYAGAVTDGERVVQPLTSFGPPAVAHVGPVPYTVLQGMFDASAPRGIHSYWKTHYVPDFSDAAIDALVAQTARMRALSPFTTLHLHHLEGAVSRVDPEATAFRHRTPRYAMNIVGLWTAAEQPDPHIAWVRRTYDAMHPFSTGAPYLNFLGDEGGDRVRAAYGAATYDRLVEVKTRYDPTNFFRVNQNIRPAGKEDA
- a CDS encoding GNAT family N-acetyltransferase codes for the protein MTHAGNAGSGSQSRTPTRDRHPQPGITGLVIRPLHEHDLSAADRILRLAFGTFVGHPDPPKLWPGKDYIRTRWLADPSAAFGAELDGELVGSNFAARWGSVGSFGPLTVHPDRWDQGVARRLLDPVVALFARWGTAHAGLFTFPHSPKHIHLYQKFDFWPRYLTAIMSKSVTRLAPVRGSVRYSELSEHERGGQLAACRELADAIYPGLDLEREICAVQAQGLGDTLLARDDAGLLGFAVCHCGVGTEAGDGACYVKFAATRPGPTAAQRFDGLLEACETFAAARNLTRLVGGVNLARHEAYRRMIARGFRTDFQGVTMHLPNDPGYDRPDVFLIDDWR
- a CDS encoding DUF1059 domain-containing protein, which produces MKKVVCPPCGTEISAQTDDDLVRKVQEHAKKEHGQDLTREHILAVAKEA
- a CDS encoding YciI family protein, translated to MRFMMLMIPKGYEKAEPGATPDAKAVAVMMKYNESLQKAGVLLALDGLHPPSAGARVSFSGGKPIVTDGPFTETKEALGGYWMIQVKSKQEAIEWASRCPASNNEVIEVRQVFEMSDFPADVQQAAATFPEVQARSEQRRGS
- a CDS encoding YciI family protein; translated protein: MRYMLLVYGDEQASDEAEKEQCRDESAQLVHQMRSQGQHLAAAPLQPVSTATSVRVRDGKRFVTDGPFAETREQLGGYFLVDAKDLDEAIDIAGRIPGARLGTVEIRPLIEIVGLPAY
- a CDS encoding LuxR C-terminal-related transcriptional regulator; translation: MDRNEQALASLKPDGPLSDGVAEGWNALNRGEWADARARFETALAAEETGEGWEGLAWAAWWLDDTTVMMDARERAYRLYRERGDARGAARSAMWLAIDYVDLRNDTAVANGWMQRAHRLLEQHTQSPEYAWLAACDAHHALMADKNPVTAQRLATEAVSVSEALGIIDVEMVGRALEGLALVSQGQVRDGMQRLDEAAAAAVAGELADRQAISLTCCYMIFACERVRDYPRAAQWCDRVKEFCRRWRFNMLFAVCRTQYAGVLIWRGEWAQAETELTAAARELTVIRPAFAFSAMFRLAELRRRQGRWDEAAALFQRAETSTAALLGRAELALDQGSPAVAVECAERYLRRYAPESRTERAPGLEVLARAFAALGDLERGRAVLAELEATTQAVAAEPLKAFACVARGTLATCAGDYAQARTAFEDAADLFARFGAPFELGRARMELGRALAALDRRDAAAAELRTAVAVLQHLGAAHEAERAASLLRDVTAKSTKRTAGSPVRLTGKELEVLRLAAQGLTDKEIAARLRRSEHTIHRHVANILVKLDLPSRTAAVAYAVREGLL
- a CDS encoding MoaD/ThiS family protein — translated: MIRVGLPVHLRTLAHVDGEVTLHVEGRATQRSVLDALEASYPMLRGTIRDHVTQQRRPFVRFFACEQDLSHEPPDAPLPDAVAVGAEPFLVVGAMAGG
- a CDS encoding class I SAM-dependent methyltransferase — translated: MASAQSACGSASVHGALWGARGRDWAEVQERFSRPLHEAVFAKTRVGVGTAVLDIGCGAGLFCAMASERGARVCGLDASDALVAIARRRVPLAAFQVGEMETLPHADRTFDVVTGLNAFQFGVRPVAALAEARRVARPHARVVVATWGKPERVEAAQYLAAVCSLLPPAPPRAPGPFALSADGALEAFAKDAGLTPRSVDEVECPFEYPDLDTALRGLLSEGPAIRAMQESGEDRVRRAVEPALAPYRLMSGGYRLENSVLVMVATA
- a CDS encoding exo-alpha-sialidase; its protein translation is MSGVRVLVGTRKGAFILTADGKRDRWSVSGPHFAGWEIYHVKGSPVNPNLLYASQSSGWFGQLIQRSNDGGKTWEPVGNEFAYDGIPGSHQWYDGTQHPWKFARVWHLEPSLTDPDTVCAGVEDAALFRSVDAGRTWQELPGLRGHGSGPSWQPGAGGMCLHTIVQDPSDPKRIFVAISAAGAFRTDDGGTTWRPVNRGLRSEGIPDPNAEVGHCVHRIAMHPSRPGVLFMQKHWDVMRSDNAGDSWQEVSGNLPTDFGFPIDVHAHEPNTIYVVPIKSDSEHFPPDGKLRVYRSRTGGNEWEALTKGLPQRDCYVNVLRDAMAVDALDACGVYFGTTGGQVYGSADAGDSWSPIVRDLPAVLSVEVQTLG